The Methyloceanibacter sp. wino2 nucleotide sequence ATCGCCGACGATCTTGGGGCCCTCGGGCGTGTCCAAGGAGGAAAACAGACGGCTCTGCCGGATAATGTGGAGCCAGCGGGACCGATCGTCATCTCCGACAACCGCGAGCTGAACCAACTGCCGGCCGCTTTCGGTGCTGACGAAGATCGCACCGGACCGGGCATCGGTCATATCCATGATGTGAGAAAGAACGAGCTCGAAGGGCTCTACGGAGTCCGGGTCGGAGAGGAGGCGCGTCAGAATCTTGTTGAGCAGGTTTATTGTCGTGCTCGGGCTTTGCTCTCGCTCGCTGCCGACCAGGCAGGGGGCGAACCATGCGGAACGCGGGGCCAGCTTTGTCCCTCGCGCTTCCGTCATGCCGCATTCCTCTCGGCATTTTTCGTGTCTGGTGTCACCTTGCCCATCGCGACATCTCAGCGCGGAGATCCCTAGGAAAAAAGCCGCCCTCTCTTCGGTGCGGCGGACCTCCTCATTTGACCTTGATCAAGCACAGCAGCATTGTTCAATATCATTGAATAATATTCATGGCCAGGGGTAATAGTAATCGGCTATGCTGGTATTCGCATAGCGTGTTGCGCTGCAGCACAGCGGCGACCAACGGACACTAAGCAATGGCCCTCGATAAGACTGACGCCCCCGGCCAGACGGCCGATACTGAAGAAACCTACGATGAAGGCCTGGGCCGGGAAGTGGCTCTATCGATTGGGGTTCAGGTCCGGGCTGCGCGCAACCGGCACGGCATGACCGTGGCCAGAGTGGCCCAACTGACTGGATTATCTTCAGGAATGCTGTCGAAGGTCGAGAACGGCAATGCGTTCCCCTCGCTCACGACGCTTCACGCCTTGTCCCGAGTTTTCCAGGTACCGATGACCTTCTTCTTCGAGACGCACCAGGAGACGCAGGGCTGCTGCTACGTCAAGAAGGACGGCGGTCTCTTCATCGAGAGCCGGGGGTCGAAGGTAGGCCACCAATATCAGCTGTTGGGACATGGCGTCGGCAAGGAGCTGTCCGTGTCGCCGTACATGATCGAACTCAACGATACGTCGGAAGTGTTTCCCCTGTTTCAACACCCGGGTGTAGAGTTCATCCATATGCTCGGCGGGGAAATGGTCTACGAGCATGGAGGCAAGCCCTACCGGCTGTCTCCAGGAGACTCTCTCTTCTTCGAAGGGACGACGGCGCACGGGCCTGTGGAGCTGATACAGCTGCCGATCCGGTTTCTCTCGATCATCGTCGAGCCCGGTCCCAAGGACGGATCTTAGGCCGGCCCCTGGGGCCGACCCCTCGCGTCGTCTGCCGCGGCGCCGATACCGCGCCCGGCAATCCGATCAATGAGACATGAGGACCGGGACCGTCATGGTCTTGATGACGGTGCGGGTGACGCCGCCGAGAAGAAGCTCGCGCATGCGGCTGTGGTGGTAGCCGCCCATGACCATGAGGTCCGCGCCGAGGACCGCACTCTGCGACAAGAGGAGATCCGCGGTCGGCGTCTCGGAATCAAGTGGAATGCGCCGGACTTCGACGTTGAGGTCGTGCCGGGCCAGGTGGTGCGCGATGTCGATTCCCGGATCCGTGCCGAGGTCTGACTGTTTGTCGTCCGTGGCGACGAGGACAATCACCTTTTCGGCGAGGCTCAGAAGGGGCACGGCATCGGCCAACGCGCGTGCGGCCGTGCTGCTCGCATCCCAAGCGACGATGGCTGTGCGTGGCGTGGGCTTGGGATGTCCCGCCCACGGCACAACAAGGACAGGGCGGCCGCTGTGGAACAGCAGTTCCTCGTAGAGCGCCGTCTGATGTTTGCCATTGGCGCCCTCGGGGTACGGTTGGCCAATGATGCTTAAGTCCACGTGGCGGGCCTGAACGGACAGCTGTTCTGCGAATTTGCCCGTGGCGCATGTCGCAAGACGGGTCTCCCAGCTGATGCCGCGCTGGTCGCCGGCGCTCGCGAAACGATCCATCGCCCGTTGAGTTTCCGCGCGCGGCGCCGTCTCGCCCGCCGGCACATGGGCGACGCCGATCGCGTGCGCACCCAGCGCCTCGGTCACCTCAATAGCGTAGGGCAGTTGAGCGTCAGGGGCCGTGAGGGAGTCAAAACTGATGATCAGGTCCTTGATGGCCATGGGGTCCTCAAGTCAGAGAGTTGGAGGGGATTTCGCGCTTCATCTCCGGCAGCCGTAATGGCCGGATCACGCGCGCCGGTGAGGCGCTATCAGGTCGATTGTGTTCCATCCATTTCACCGCTCATCGCGTTCAGATGAGGCAATTGATGGCCCAGCTTGTCGCGCTTCGTTTCCAGATAGCGCTGGTTGGCGGCATTGGGTTCGATGCGGAGCGGCACCTTTTCGACGACCTGCAGCCCATCTGCCTTGAGCGCGTGGACCTTGCGAGGATTGTTCGTCAGGAGACGGATGCGCTGGAGGCCGAGAAACTTCAGAATTTGTGCGCTGATCGTGTAGTCGCGCTTATCGGCCGGGAAGCCGAGATGAAGATTCGCCTCGACCGTATCGAGCCCTTCGTCCTGCAGCCTGTAGGCGGCCAACTTGTTGGCGAGCCCGATCCCGCGTCCTTCCTGGCGCATATAGAGCAGGACGCCGCAATCCGCCGCCGCGATGCGCTCAAGGGCGGCATCGCGTTGTTCGCCACAGTCGCAGCGCAGCGAGTGGAAGACGTCGCCCGTCATGCACTCCGAGTGCAGGCGCACCAAGACGGGTTTCTGAACCGGTGGGGTGCCC carries:
- a CDS encoding XRE family transcriptional regulator is translated as MALDKTDAPGQTADTEETYDEGLGREVALSIGVQVRAARNRHGMTVARVAQLTGLSSGMLSKVENGNAFPSLTTLHALSRVFQVPMTFFFETHQETQGCCYVKKDGGLFIESRGSKVGHQYQLLGHGVGKELSVSPYMIELNDTSEVFPLFQHPGVEFIHMLGGEMVYEHGGKPYRLSPGDSLFFEGTTAHGPVELIQLPIRFLSIIVEPGPKDGS
- a CDS encoding universal stress protein, with product MAIKDLIISFDSLTAPDAQLPYAIEVTEALGAHAIGVAHVPAGETAPRAETQRAMDRFASAGDQRGISWETRLATCATGKFAEQLSVQARHVDLSIIGQPYPEGANGKHQTALYEELLFHSGRPVLVVPWAGHPKPTPRTAIVAWDASSTAARALADAVPLLSLAEKVIVLVATDDKQSDLGTDPGIDIAHHLARHDLNVEVRRIPLDSETPTADLLLSQSAVLGADLMVMGGYHHSRMRELLLGGVTRTVIKTMTVPVLMSH